The Erinaceus europaeus chromosome 11, mEriEur2.1, whole genome shotgun sequence DNA window GCTTAGAGATCTGCAGCTGAAAGGCCCCAGTACTGTTCAGCTAATGATTATTATTAACTCTGAACAGGCCTTAGCACAGCAGCCAGCTGGCTCAGAGAGGATGCCTGGATCTCCCACAGTGAGGTTTGAAAAACAAGACCCATAGCAGCCATGCCCAGGggaaggagggtggggacacTGAGAAGGGACAGGCCAGTGTTGGAGTGGGGAGGAGTAGTCtgctttgtgggggggggggggaaaggagaCACAGGCTGACAAGAGATGGCAGCCTACCTTCCATGCAGCTGAAAAGCCCAGAAGGTGTGGCTGGAAGACTTCCCCAGACACAGAGCTCCTGCCACTCAACTCTACCCCCAGCCACAGTGGGGGGCCTATGGATGGGTGGCTTAGGAGGAGGGAATCTGAACCCAGAATGGTAACCCTATTACCACTGGAGTTTAGATATAAAAATGTCTCTATTTCTAATATCCTCAAGGTTGAGTTTGCATAGAGTCATATTTGGAATCCGGACTTTAGTGAGCCTGATATGCAAATATGTGCAAAtgacatacttcttttttttttaaaaaaaattgaacaccctggcatttttcttttttcttttctttcttttttaaggcaAAAGAGACTCTTAGCAGCTTTCCTTAGCAAGGGTGCAAGAGCAAAAGGGCAACCATTTGTTTCTGCTCCAAAACCTCTGCCTTATTGCTCAGAAGCCTAGCTAATGTCCCAGATGGGGAGATACAGGGAGCTTGGGGGACAGAGGGTGTGGGGGGAAGCAAATATTAATAGGAGGCATATGTGGCCTGCAGTCCCCCAATCCCAGCTGCAGGAAGCGTGTCCTGGTACTGTGGTCTGATGGTTGCCCAACTGCTGCTCCAAGATATGAGGGTATGTGGTGATGGAGAAAGAtgcaaagaggagaggaaagcccTCTTCCTGCCCTTCAGATCTGGCCAGGCTCACAGAAGGGCTCTCCGGGTGACCTCTCCATACTGTAATTAAGACGAAAGCAGAACCCCAGCGCCCTGCTCTCAGGCCTCTGCCCCTGCTCCCAGGTCTGCTGGTCAGAGGTGACAGCTGGAGTGCCTTCCTCCTGCAGCATATAAATgacttcccccttcctcccagGGCTGGGAATAGACATCAGCTGGCACAGCCTACGCAAACTGCCGGCTgtcagcctgcctgcctgtccacCCACCGGCCCCCGCACCACCTGGGAGGAGGCAACACCTCAGGCAGGCTCAGGCTTTCTGGTGCTGCCTGCTTGGCTCTCAGAGCAGGCTGGTGAACCCTACCTGACCCCCTTACCCTGCTATAGACAGAGTGAGGAGACTCCCAGCTCTGGCTGTGgtagaggaagaagaaatggGCTCCTCTCCCCCACCAACACGACCCTGCATGAGAACCTTGTTCATGCAGCCCCAGTCATCACCGCTCCTGAGTTCAAACCACCCTGGGCACCttgagaagggggaaagagggtGATGAAGGAGATAGGAATAACTATCCTGTGGTCCTTTTAAAAACTCAGGGTCTGTCTACAGCACTCCTGGGAAATACCTTCTGATCCAAGGGGAGCCTAGTGAGGTCCACCCAGAGGACAATGCCTTTGCTGAAGTAATCCCCATTCCTGAACTGTTATGTCATTGCTTCTGAGCCACCCAAAGGACATCTTGGAACTTAAGGAAGCCTGGGACATCTAAAATACTGTCATCTGGAAAGGTTCTCCCCTATTCCTGGGACCTAGTGCTCAAGCCCCTACACCCCAGGCCTCCTCCTACTGAGCTGCCTTTGCTTCTACCTGCTCCTCACCAGCTTTCCTGGCACAGCTGCATCCGTTTCTTCgttgttgttttttaccagagcactgctcagctctggcttatggtggtgtgggagattgaacctgggactttggagcctcaggcatgagagtctgtttgcataaccattatgctatctaccctctgccctacatCCACTTCTTGTCAGGATCTGTGGAGGTCCCCTTGCCTCAGTTGAGCCAGACTACAGTTAGCAGCCTGGCATCTAGCCTTCACTGCTGAGGGTAGCCTAGGAACTACTTCCAGTTTGAACAAGGAAAGGTCTCTGCAGGGAAGAGGGCCCAGACTTCCATTGCCAGCTGGCACCAAACTTGGCCCCCTTCTGGGCCAAAGAGCTGACAAGGGATGACAACAGAGGGAAGCTTAGCTAacaaggtatgtgtgtgtgggggagggaatCAAGGGAGACTCGGCTTTCCCTTCACTTCCCTGCCATTTCTTAGTTCTTATTTTGTTCTTAAGGTTTTATAATGGCTCCATGAAACTAAGTGCTAAGGCAAGAAACTGAGTCCTAAGAAAAATGCAAAATCACAAGCCACTCAGAACTACCTTGCTACTGGGAATGGGTGTCCAGGAGGAGTACTCTCGTGCACTGGAGTATAGCCCTCATGCCCAGACCCCCAGGTAGCCTGAAGGGAGTCCTTTGTCAGGCACTGAGCTCAGACAGGAGTCATAAGCTTGGTTAAGATGATGCCCTTCTGCTGCTCCAAAAGCCTTAAAGTGATTCTAGTGCAACCTTTACTGTCTAGGAGTTTGTCCCTTCACCCTTTTTTCCCCCACTGTGCCTGACCCTGTGTGTCCAGATTGAGGTTTGAGTTGGTTCTGGGGCCAAATCAGCAGAGTCCTGAAAGAGATCAGACCTGCCCcgccagatgggggggggggggggggatgggcatTAGAATAACGTCCTGAGCTTGCTGAATGGACTCACATGGTCCAGAGCCAGGAGGATGTTCTGTGACATTGACCTGACAGTCACTGAATGTCAGAGGCTGTTTAGAAACATTCATCACACAAAAGAGGAAGCTGCAGTCCTCAGACACATGACTTACCCAGGGTCAAGCAAAAGAGCCTATGAGGGCTAGGATCCTAGACAAGTCCCAGGGGCTCTATCATGTCACACTCCTTCCTTGAAGGTGACTCAGACAGCCAGAGCTGCCATTCATGTCACAGGAACCACACTTTCCATTAGGCATGTAAGCATAAAGTGTCTGACAACCCCATCGTTTCAAGAGTAGGGGTTACAGGACCAAGCTCCCCATCACCTTCCACTTCTACCCAGCACAATTCCCTGTTTCACCATCCAAGTCACCCCTCTGCAAGAGCAGTGGGAGGTTTCTGCAGCCCCCAGCTCAGCTGAAAAGCACATGAAACCCTACCACTCCTGCAGTGGAGTCCTGGAAGGTCACCAGTGGGACCACAGAAGTCCAGTGCCATGTCCCAGATAGGTTCGGAGTCCTGAGAAAGTCACATTTCCATCTTCTTCCTTGGCAAGTAGGAGCTGGAAATCTGGTGCATGATCACCAGTGCTGGATAGAGGGGCAGTGCCAGGCACAGGTACCAGGCTACACCTTTGATCTGGGCTTGAAACCACACGGAGTACATGCCCAGTAGCACTGTTACTGTAGCCATCAGGTAGACCACCAGTCCACACGTCAGATGGTAGAGTTTGAGACGAGCCACCCTTGAGACCCTGGCTGCCCGAGGGCAGAGGAGGCAGAGCCCACACAGTGCCTGGCCTCCGGTAGCCAGTAATGTCAGAGTCCCTACCCAGCTATGCCAGGACACCAGGTGAGGCAACTCACTTCGAGTCCTGCTGGAGATGATGAAGCCCAGGCCTAGGGATGCACAGAGGATAGCTAGGGTCTGGCCTGCCCAGTGAAGCCGGATCCGGGACTTTCGGGAGCAGAAGAAGAATGGGGAGTGGTCCGGTGAGAAGAGAAGAATGGCCTCCGTCACGCAGAGGCAGAACTGTGAACACAGGAGAGGACCAGTGAGCCTCAGGTCCAGCCTGAAGGCCTGAGAAAAGGGGTGCTCTCATACATCCTAGTACGGGGAACAGTGGGTGTGGACTACAGAACTCCCTCCAGCCCCTGCAATTGAGTGGACACCTCACTGTTCAAGTTGGTATCCATGCCTCCCCACCCAGACAATGGCTCCTGTTTCttacccagtgaaaacaacaaatgttgaaaTTGGCATCAGGGAGGTAATTGGGGCAGGAGAGGGCAACTGAATAACAACAGTCCTCCCACTTCCTACATTCTGGCTCTGAAATACCTTCCATGTGCTCACACTCACCTTCAACTGACTATAGTCCAGCCCTCCATGTTTCCCAGTCTCACAGGTCACAGGGAAGATTGGGATCCCTTGCTGTTCCCCGCACCTTTCTGAGCCTTCACAAGGCAAGATGCTCCCCTAGTAGCACATCCCAACAAATCTGCTGCTGAACGAAGCCCAAACTCACCGCCAAGGCCATGAATACTGGGTGCCAGGAGAAAAGACCTAAGAATCAAAGAGAACAGACTGACGTCTAGGAGCTATTGTTTCTGCCCCAACTGTTGGAACCCAGAGAATCCGGCTCCAGAGTGCAGGACTGAGTACTACCCTCAACCCCAACCAGGAATTCAGGGCCAACCTGAGCAGCGCATTAAAGGTGAGCAACCAAGAAGGCAAACATTGcactacttccccccccccccccaagaacacTTGGCACCTCGCAGCTGTCAGCCCAGTCCTACAATGAACCTAGCCTGCTCTCCTAGGTCCCCCAAGTGGCGCTCTGCCTTGCCTCCCAAGGCCCCGCCCCTACTCCCCCGCACCCCTCCACAGCCCGCCAGCCTCCGCCGCTGGGGTCCCAGCCAGgctcccggccccgcccccttCCGCCCGGCCCGCACACTCACTGGTTCCCGGCCGGGACAGCAGAGTCAGAAAGATGGTGAAGCCCAAAGCCACCAGGTGCGCCAGGATGCCGCTGCCTCTCCGCAGCCAGCGGGTCAATCTCGCCTCCCTCGCTGGAGCGGGAACCAGACCTACCTCCAGGGACTGCATGGCCGAGCCGGGCCGGGGCCCGCTCCCAGCAGCCAGGGCGCGTCTTCCGGGTTAGCGATCGGGAGGTGGCCGCGACTGAAAGGCTCCTCCCCGGGGACGGGACTGGGTCGCCGCCGGCATTGCGGCGGGCTTGGCCACAGCGCCCCCTAGGGGCCGGGGAGAGCGGACTTGCCCTCCAGAGCATCAGGGAACCAGCTGGGCATCCCTGGACACCTGTGTCTATGACGGCTTCCCTCTGGGTAGTCTGTGCAAATTGCACTTGTAGCAACTTATTTCACCCAAGCCCCAAATCACATACTTGGTACATTGCACCAAGTGTATAAAAAACCACcacccaggcggtggcacagtggttagagcAATGCACTTAAGCATGAGATGCTTAGTCTGATCCCTGGCACATGTGCCTTAGTGATGCGCTGGTTCTctgaataataaattaataaataataataataaggggggaagaatacaggtccaaaaagtatgacagaggacctgggggggtgtattgttatatggaaaactgggaaatgttatgcatgtacaaactattgtatttactgtcgaatgtaaagcattaattccccaataaagaaaagaatactaAGTGAAATATTTTGAGTATTTTGAGTGGTTTTCTCAAGTAGGGGTTTCCCTGCCTGCACActctcttctgtcttcctttcttctgatGCATTAAGGGGATGGAGGAGCAAGGCTACGACGACGCAAGGAAAGCACAATACCTGGCAAATTCAGGTCTGGaggacaaaaggagcaagagacACCCCTTATCTGCACAGCAGTCATCACCAGTGAGATAAATGGAAGAACTAGGGCACTCCCCACCCTTGCTGCCTCCACACCATCTGTTCAGCCCTGGAGAGTCAGGTGATCCTGAAGGACCAGGTCCTCCCACACTCCTTTACATGCCAGGGGAAGTTCTTTAAATGATCACACCTTTTCCTgttctacctcccccctcccacccccacaaagTGTAGCTCAGCTGGAGGAGGCCATCCCAAGGGAGACTCGACCTTTTCCTTACAAGCAAACCCACAAGCCAAAGCAAGAGACCCAAGTAGGTGGTACCCACACAAAATCAGGGACAAAAGCAGTTACTAACTGAGTACAAACTCACTCTGTGATTGGGGAAATAAGGCAAGAGGCAGGCTGGGCTGGAACAGCAGTAAGCTCACTCCCACAGACTCTCAGGGCAAAGATCTAAGATCAGAGCCAGAGGACTGGCTCCTTCGCCATGGACTCAGGTCTGGGTAGCCATGCTCACTCAGAGCCACATGCCTCTTCATAGTTTCCAGAGAGATTCCTCCAGTGATGTAAAACCCAGGCATTTGCATCTTGTTTAAAAGGACAGAACATACCAGCATAAGAAAGTATGACAGGCAAGCCCTGGGAGGTAGCATGTGGCTGTTTCTCATCTCTGCATGAGGGTAGGCAGGGGACAGTAAGGACATTCATTTTGtaacattctttccttccttttctttgtgtcagttatatatgtgtgtgtgtgtgtgtgtgtgtgtgtgtattttttttttttcctagcagcAACAGAACAGGGAGACAGTCTTGAGgtattttaaagagtttttttttttttcttaaaaaaaaataatataaagttaTAAAAAGCGGCGGCAGCCTGGGGCCCGGATCTGGAAAGGAGGAGGTGCTGGCGGCTCCATTGCAGTGGGCAGGCACTTTCTCGTTAATGGGCTTTTGACTGCAAGAAGACAAGAAGCGAGAGACAGAATCAGCTGGGAGCCCACTAGTTCTTCTACCTAGTGAACTACAGGGAGAGGTTAAGGGCCAAAGCTTGATCCCCTCCTGTGGTCCTGGAGAGGACTACTGGGCAAGAGTCAACTGAATGCCAACCCACAGGGGCAGCCTAGAGAACACTCCCCACACACACTTGGGCCCAGGGCATCTGTCAGACCCATTACTTTCATATGGGTACCAGATCTGTTGCTGTGCATCTGGCCAGTGCCTAAGCCAGGAGGACACCCCCTCTTCCCACCTCCAATCAGTCCCTCCTGGCTGCGACTACATGGACATCCCAGAGCACATTCCTTCAGGGCTCCCACCAGAACAGGCTCGTGAACCTGCCAGCTGGCTTTACCGGAAACCCTGGAGACCTGCCTGGCACCTGAAATGTGGAAGGAAGCACGTGCAAGGAGGGCAGGCACATGTACATATGTGGATCCTGAGTTTTGTCCCTGCCCTAATGTCCAGAGGGCACGCAAATGACTGAAACCTGCCCACCCACCCTGCAGTCCAACACATTAAGCCATAGCTCAGGGTCCCAAGCTCGATGCCACTGCCCAAACCTTTGTTTATCAGAGCTCATGGAGTCCCACTTCCATTCCTTCAGGGGACAGAGGTAGCTCCAGTTCCTGGAGGGAGGGCCATAGCCAACTCAGAAAGTGGCCCTTTAATTAAAGCaaaagcaggggtgggggtggggagggagaggcagcatCTCAGTCCAAAGAGAGGGCTGGGAATAAGAAAAGGGTCATCAAGCAAATGTTGGGGTCCCTTTGCTAAAAGTTAACTTATCTCTCCCTAAACAGATGTTCCAACAACACTCAAtgtccccttcttcccttcctgctCAATTACTTAGTACTTTCTCCGTATAGAGCTCCCCCTGAGCACTCCTCCCTCACCGtccttccccttccctgcccAAGATCCAGAGAGCTGGGGTGGTACCTTCAGTGTGGAACACTTCTCTTCAAAGGCGAGGGCTGGGCCTGGCTTCTTGCGGCGCACAGGACAGGCCACATCGGCAGGGGCACCCGCCTGGCAGTGCTTGGTCTTCACTGGCCGGCAGTAAGTGGCCAAGTTTTTCCGCTTCTTTGCTACCTCCTCCTCAGAGAGACAGTTGGTGGGCAGGGCCTTGGTTGGGTGTCCAGATACTCCCCGGCCATCCAGCTGAGAAGCCTTAATGGGTGTGGGGGGATGAGGGGAGGCCCGACAGTCCAAGGGTCCTGCCCGCTTCACGCGGGGCCCCACCGTCCCATTCAGCCCCACACTCAGAGCTGTTTTAGTCTTGGCTGAGAGGCCCCGGCAGCCAGAAGGTTTGCCTTTTCCAGTGGGCTCCAGGATGCAGGTCCGTTTGAAAGTGGTGGGGCCAGGGGACAGCTTTCGTTTTCGAGAAGGGGCCTCCGAGTCAGCCCCGTCCTTGCCTTTGGATGACTTGCTGGCCTTAGAAGGTGGGAGCTTGCTGAAGGATGGGGATGGCGTGTTGGCAGGCAGTGGTGAGGTGATCGCCTGGCTCCCGCCCATGCACTCTGCCTGACTGCAGGCAGCCGCCACACTGGGGGAGCCTGCAGGGTAGTTGGGGACAAGACTGTCCTTGGTGGGGGGTGTGGAGGCTGGGCAGGCAGGTCTGGGGGGAGGGCCTGGAAGGCGAGGGCAGCTGCCAGCAGAGGATGGGCTCAGGGGAGCAGACAGGGGGGAGCTAACAAGGTGGGATGGAGGCTCAGCCGCTGGCGGTATTTTCCtgcagcaaagaaaaaagaagatttCCTCACTCTAAATGTCAAGCTTTAAGCCAGCCTCCCCATCAGCATACTCTAGTCTCAGGGCCCCACCTAGAAATGGCAGACAGAGCCTGGAGTTGCTGCCATCTGCTGGCAGACACTGGGACTGAGGACAAGGAGGTGGCATAGGGAAAGGCAGGAATGAACTAAATCTCAGTTTGGACTTTCCCCATCCCCAGTTACTTCCAAGATACTGGAAGTAGTGACTGAGAGTTAAGGTTCACTCCTGAACCACCCCTTTCCTTTATGTCCTGCCTCAGACCAGCTCCAGGCCACCTGGTTTCCCCACCCCTTCTGGCTCCATTAGGGTCTTCCTGGCAGACAGCCAACCCATACCTATGGGCACATGTTCAAAATCAGGGTGTCTGAAGCCCATGCATGTCTGGAGTCAGGGGGTTGAGGAAGGCAGtatactggttctgcaaaagactgggGCCAGGGGAGAGGTGCTCTGGGATCACTGCACTCACTTCCACATGTGTGAGTTGAGGTGCCGCTCCAGCATGGAGCTCAGTGCTGAGCAGAACCGGTCCAGCCGGCGGCTAAACACATAGCATCCTGGACTCACCAGCCGGCTCCCAAAAGTGCAGAACTAGAAGCAGAAGATAAGTGTGTAGTTAGGAGACTGCAGGATGCAGAGCAGGCATCTGCACACAGGATCAATCAGACCTTCTCACCAAACGGTGGGCCAGGAGGTCCAGTCCACCCCTGCCCCAGGTCTCTGCCCCCATCCTTACCGCCTGTGGTCTCGGGGGCCGGGTTGCATAGTGGCAGTCAGGGTAGAGGTGGAGGTCATCAGATGTCCCCTCCTCCTCACTCTCCTCACTGGAGGCCTGGGCCCCACCCCGGggcagagggaaggggaacaGGCCTGGGTCCACATCACCACCACAAGGTCCTTCATCATCCAACTCACTCTCAGAGGAGGCCCGAGACCTGGAATGGTCAAAGGAGATCTAAGGGCATTGTGACAGGTATGAGATCAGAGCAGGGGTATCTCTGACCCCACTGAGCTTAAGAAGCCAGGGCAGACATCCTGATGGGTCATCAGACCAAGAAAAAGGAGGACAGGAAGGGAGGTAATGATAGCTCACAGAGGAGGAATCAGAATGATTAGGGGTCACAGCTCACAAGGAATTCTCTCCCCAGTCCTTTCACTTCCCAGGTCCTGCCCCTTCAGGGGGAAACTCTACTTCAGATTCACCTTCTCCAGAAAACCTGAGCTCTAACTGCACCCAGGTCAGTCTAGTCAGTTCTCTCAACCCCCTCCTCACATCAGATTCCTGTGAGCCTGTCTGGGAGCTGAGCCTGCATTTCATGTCTGTCTCTCATGCTATGGGCAAAAAGAGATACATGTGTGTTTCTTGTAGCAAGGCAGGCTCTCCCCAGGGTCCAAAGAAGCCTCTACACAGGCAGGGCCCAGTGAATGAACACACTATGGGGCTGTCTCACCAAGGACCTGAGTCTTAGGCTCCCCAGTTAAAAGTTTTGGCATGGGGCAGCAgttgagaaaatatttttaccCTGGATGTTGGATCTGGCACCCTGTAGAGAGGGTGAGATACTAGGATTTGCTTGGTCAGGAATGGGGAGTCATCTCTGCTGGTACCACTGCCTGGAGtgatggtgtgtgtgtaggggtggggcACACTCCAAACTCAGGGCTGGCAAGGCAGCATCTTCCAGTTCATTCCCTGGGACTGTTTCCTGGGGTCTCTAGGGCTTAGGGCCATGAGTCTCCAGGGGAGATAGGGGCCAGTCCTGAACATACCTGGGCAGTGCACAGAAGGGGTAGGCCTGCTTCGTGCGCGAGGAGAAGGTGTTGCTGGGAGTAGCTGCTGCTGCCACAACCTGGACTGAGGAGGGAGGCTCTTGGGAAGGGCGCTTGAGAGCTGGCTCCTTGCGCCCTGGGCTCTTTTCCTTGGGGGACTCCCCTTTGCGGGAGCTGGCCTTCAGCTCTGCCACCAACACATCAAAGTCCTTGGCACGGCCCTGGACCTCCCGGCGCTGGTGCACCGAGTGGATCTAGAATACAGCAAGGTGGAGGAGTAGGGGAGGGTGGTGTGAGCTGAGCTAGAGTGAGAGGCAGCAGTGAGCTCCAGCCTGGGcaagtggagagagagggggtatGAGTGTGTTTGGGGGCAGGAATCTTCTCCACAGGGATGAACACtcccttgggggagggggagggtctgGCAATCACCCCCTGCCTAGTGTCCCCACCTTGGGTCCAGTGGGGTCAGTCTCCTCTCTCCTGCTTGGTCAGGGTTAGACTCTCACCCAGAGCCAGATTTGGAACAGCACAGTCCCTTCCCATGCCCAGGGCCCCAGTCCCTCACCCTGCAGTGGGAGTGGGGGTTACCTTGCAGGTCAGCAGGCgggtacagatctttttggtctcAGGATTTATGACCCCACACTGCCTGTTGAGATCACACTCCTTCCCTGTGGAGGAAGTGGTTCCCATGAGCCCCAAGGCTATTCCAGAAGACTCTGCCTCTTCCTGCTAAAGGCCTGGGAAGCACCAGGTTCAAGACACAAGAGCTTCTGGCCCTCAATCTGGGACCACACAGCCTTCCGGAGAAACTCCCCTGAACCCCCAGCTGCTCTCTGCTGGGCACAAAAACTAGTCTCAATTCCAGCCCAAGACAAGGTATTCTTTTTGGAGGCTCCAAGCTCAGAACAGTGCAACACACATCAAGGAAACAAAAacaggtggcccaggaggtggagcaatggACAGAGAATTGGACTCAAAGCTCAATCCCAGACAGctcatatgccacagtgatgccctggttctttctcttatctcttGTGCTGATAAATATTATgaagtgaaaggaaaaagaaataaagagaatgatgacaaaagtgggggtggggggggagacaatCACAGGTATCATGGATGTAGGGAAACCAGCTGAGGGAGGTATCAGGTGCCTGGGATCTAAgtgagaaaggaaatgaaggtcaGGCCCAAGGTGAGGAAGTTTAACTTCATCTGCTCAGAAAGAGTCCCTTAGCCTGGAGCAAGAGGGCTAGGCTGTGAGAAGCTCCTTAAAAGCATGTATGTCAATGAAAAGCCATGTCAGGGGGTGACTATTAGCTCTTATACCCCGGCAACCTGTGATGGCTAGGGCCCCCTTTCCGAGCTCCTCCCCACCAGGTGCAAGAACAAAGGAGTCTTCTCTCAATCTTCCTGGCCCCCAAGACCAAGACTACTCACGTGCCATCTTTCGGTGGCTTTTGGGAGTCAGCCTGGCCCCACTAGGCTCCTTTTCAGGGGGGCTGCCTTCAACCCGGTGACTTGGGCCCTCGCTGGGGGTTATCTCAATGTTCTCTCTGCCAGGAGGTTCTTTAGAAGGGGGAGCCATGGGGGCTTTTCCAGGAGAGTCCTTAGTGAGGCTGCCTGGCTGGCTGAGGAAAGCAGAGGGTGGGGCCACCCTGATTCCAGGACCATCAGGCTTCGGGAGGCTGGACATCTTTTCCAGGTTCACCACAGGCACAAAAAGGCTACATATGGAGAGAGTGTGGGCTGATAAGTAAGGAGGCTGGTGTCCTGGACTCCAGCCCAGAGCCATCTCCCCCACAGCCTTAGACCTTGGTTGAGCTCCAacaggggtgcagaagatgggaaagGGGGCCCTCTGTTCCCTGGAGCACAGGGAAGGGAGCCTTCTTTGTGGTAACTGTCCCTTGTTGTGGGCACTGCCCACAGCCTTAAAGCTACCTCCATTTATATCCACCCCTCCCTGGGCTAATGTCAGGGCTGGTCTAAGGGAGCCTCAGTCTTTGCTTACCAGAGGTTGTCTTTCTGGGTCTTCTCTGGAGGCTGGTGGCCACGACTCCTGGACCCCTGCCCTTTCTCCCTGGAGGTGGTTTTGGTAGAACCTGGGGCTCTACAAGCTGGTCCCTGCCCATTCACTACATGGCATTTCTGAGAGCTGGCgggggctggaggtgggggcGGGGCCCGTGTGTAAAGCTTGCTGAGGGGCCCATGTCTTCTTTCTGTCACCAggatatagagaaaaataaagtgagAGGTATCCACTGCCTGCTTCCTCAGCCTTGCCCTGTTcacatacccccacccccagttagaGAGTCCAGTGTTTCCAGGGCCTTGATTTTAAACCTGTCCCATT harbors:
- the ATXN7L2 gene encoding ataxin-7-like protein 2 isoform X3 → MAVRERAAAAMAALERRVPSLDDFAGQSWSSWVERADLPAADGAELEESNKNTKKLDAMTLIKEDMSIFGHCPAHDDFYLVVCNHCSQVVKPQAFQKHCERRHGPLSKLYTRAPPPPPAPASSQKCHVVNGQGPACRAPGSTKTTSREKGQGSRSRGHQPPEKTQKDNLCLFVPVVNLEKMSSLPKPDGPGIRVAPPSAFLSQPGSLTKDSPGKAPMAPPSKEPPGRENIEITPSEGPSHRVEGSPPEKEPSGARLTPKSHRKMARKECDLNRQCGVINPETKKICTRLLTCKIHSVHQRREVQGRAKDFDVLVAELKASSRKGESPKEKSPGRKEPALKRPSQEPPSSVQVVAAAATPSNTFSSRTKQAYPFCALPRSRASSESELDDEGPCGGDVDPGLFPFPLPRGGAQASSEESEEEGTSDDLHLYPDCHYATRPPRPQAFCTFGSRLVSPGCYVFSRRLDRFCSALSSMLERHLNSHMWKKIPPAAEPPSHLVSSPLSAPLSPSSAGSCPRLPGPPPRPACPASTPPTKDSLVPNYPAGSPSVAAACSQAECMGGSQAITSPLPANTPSPSFSKLPPSKASKSSKGKDGADSEAPSRKRKLSPGPTTFKRTCILEPTGKGKPSGCRGLSAKTKTALSVGLNGTVGPRVKRAGPLDCRASPHPPTPIKASQLDGRGVSGHPTKALPTNCLSEEEVAKKRKNLATYCRPVKTKHCQAGAPADVACPVRRKKPGPALAFEEKCSTLKSKAH
- the ATXN7L2 gene encoding ataxin-7-like protein 2 isoform X5, with amino-acid sequence MTLIKEDMSIFGHCPAHDDFYLVVCNHCSQVVKPQAFQKHCERRHGPLSKLYTRAPPPPPAPASSQKCHVVNGQGPACRAPGSTKTTSREKGQGSRSRGHQPPEKTQKDNLCLFVPVVNLEKMSSLPKPDGPGIRVAPPSAFLSQPGSLTKDSPGKAPMAPPSKEPPGRENIEITPSEGPSHRVEGSPPEKEPSGARLTPKSHRKMARKECDLNRQCGVINPETKKICTRLLTCKIHSVHQRREVQGRAKDFDVLVAELKASSRKGESPKEKSPGRKEPALKRPSQEPPSSVQVVAAAATPSNTFSSRTKQAYPFCALPRSRASSESELDDEGPCGGDVDPGLFPFPLPRGGAQASSEESEEEGTSDDLHLYPDCHYATRPPRPQAFCTFGSRLVSPGCYVFSRRLDRFCSALSSMLERHLNSHMWKKIPPAAEPPSHLVSSPLSAPLSPSSAGSCPRLPGPPPRPACPASTPPTKDSLVPNYPAGSPSVAAACSQAECMGGSQAITSPLPANTPSPSFSKLPPSKASKSSKGKDGADSEAPSRKRKLSPGPTTFKRTCILEPTGKGKPSGCRGLSAKTKTALSVGLNGTVGPRVKRAGPLDCRASPHPPTPIKASQLDGRGVSGHPTKALPTNCLSEEEVAKKRKNLATYCRPVKTKHCQAGAPADVACPVRRKKPGPALAFEEKCSTLKGHFLSWLWPSLQELELPLSPEGMEVGLHEL
- the ATXN7L2 gene encoding ataxin-7-like protein 2 isoform X4, translating into MTGSRLMGTAHSRGAELEESNKNTKKLDAMTLIKEDMSIFGHCPAHDDFYLVVCNHCSQVVKPQAFQKHCERRHGPLSKLYTRAPPPPPAPASSQKCHVVNGQGPACRAPGSTKTTSREKGQGSRSRGHQPPEKTQKDNLCLFVPVVNLEKMSSLPKPDGPGIRVAPPSAFLSQPGSLTKDSPGKAPMAPPSKEPPGRENIEITPSEGPSHRVEGSPPEKEPSGARLTPKSHRKMARKECDLNRQCGVINPETKKICTRLLTCKIHSVHQRREVQGRAKDFDVLVAELKASSRKGESPKEKSPGRKEPALKRPSQEPPSSVQVVAAAATPSNTFSSRTKQAYPFCALPRSRASSESELDDEGPCGGDVDPGLFPFPLPRGGAQASSEESEEEGTSDDLHLYPDCHYATRPPRPQAFCTFGSRLVSPGCYVFSRRLDRFCSALSSMLERHLNSHMWKKIPPAAEPPSHLVSSPLSAPLSPSSAGSCPRLPGPPPRPACPASTPPTKDSLVPNYPAGSPSVAAACSQAECMGGSQAITSPLPANTPSPSFSKLPPSKASKSSKGKDGADSEAPSRKRKLSPGPTTFKRTCILEPTGKGKPSGCRGLSAKTKTALSVGLNGTVGPRVKRAGPLDCRASPHPPTPIKASQLDGRGVSGHPTKALPTNCLSEEEVAKKRKNLATYCRPVKTKHCQAGAPADVACPVRRKKPGPALAFEEKCSTLKGHFLSWLWPSLQELELPLSPEGMEVGLHEL
- the ATXN7L2 gene encoding ataxin-7-like protein 2 isoform X1, with the protein product MAVRERAAAAMAALERRVPSLDDFAGQSWSSWVERADLPAADGAELEESNKNTKKLDAMTLIKEDMSIFGHCPAHDDFYLVVCNHCSQVVKPQAFQKHCERRHGPLSKLYTRAPPPPPAPASSQKCHVVNGQGPACRAPGSTKTTSREKGQGSRSRGHQPPEKTQKDNLCLFVPVVNLEKMSSLPKPDGPGIRVAPPSAFLSQPGSLTKDSPGKAPMAPPSKEPPGRENIEITPSEGPSHRVEGSPPEKEPSGARLTPKSHRKMARKECDLNRQCGVINPETKKICTRLLTCKIHSVHQRREVQGRAKDFDVLVAELKASSRKGESPKEKSPGRKEPALKRPSQEPPSSVQVVAAAATPSNTFSSRTKQAYPFCALPRSRASSESELDDEGPCGGDVDPGLFPFPLPRGGAQASSEESEEEGTSDDLHLYPDCHYATRPPRPQAFCTFGSRLVSPGCYVFSRRLDRFCSALSSMLERHLNSHMWKKIPPAAEPPSHLVSSPLSAPLSPSSAGSCPRLPGPPPRPACPASTPPTKDSLVPNYPAGSPSVAAACSQAECMGGSQAITSPLPANTPSPSFSKLPPSKASKSSKGKDGADSEAPSRKRKLSPGPTTFKRTCILEPTGKGKPSGCRGLSAKTKTALSVGLNGTVGPRVKRAGPLDCRASPHPPTPIKASQLDGRGVSGHPTKALPTNCLSEEEVAKKRKNLATYCRPVKTKHCQAGAPADVACPVRRKKPGPALAFEEKCSTLKGHFLSWLWPSLQELELPLSPEGMEVGLHEL